The Planctomycetota bacterium genomic interval AAAACGAGGGAACGAGATGGCACGATATACGGGTCCTGTTTGTCGCCGTTGCCGCCGCGCAGGGATGAAACTCTACCTGAAGGGCGTGCGATGCGAAAGCGCCAAGTGCGCCATCGAGAAGCAGTGGCGCAACAAGCCGCCCGGCATGCATTTCTGGCGGCGCCGGCGGCCGACCGAGTACGGCCTGCGCCTCCGCGAGAAGCAGAAACTGCGCTGGTACTACGGCGTCCTGGAGCGCCAGTTCCGGCGGTTCTTCGCCGAGGCGTCGCGCACCAAGGGTTCGACCGGCGAGCGGCTCCTGATCCTGATGGAGCGACGGCTGGACAACGTCGTCTATCGGATGGGCTTCGCGCCGAGCCGGCGGGCGGCACGCCAGACCGTGCTGCACGGCCACGTGCTCCTGAACGGCCGGATGGCCAACATCTCCAGCCTGAAGGTCGAGGTCGGCGACGAGATCGAAATTCGCGATCGCAAGGCCAGTCGGGAACTCGTCCGCGCCTGGACCAGCGAAGACCAGGGCCGCATGGTTCCCCAGTGGATCGAGTCCGACCCGGAGCATTTCCGCGGGCGCGTCAAGGCGTTGCCGGCCCGTGACGAGATTTCGTTCCAGGTGAATGAAAACCTGATCGTCGAGTTCTGCAGCCGTTAACCATAGGCAGGAGGCAAACCCGTGATGCGGATCAGATGGAAGGGCCTCGAACTCCCCACGCGTGTGGTTGCGGACGCCGCCACCATGGCGGAGACGTATGGGCGGTTCGTCGCCGAGCCGTTTGAGCGCGGCTTCGGCGTGACGATCGGCAACAGCCTCCGGAGGATCCTCCTCTCGAGCCTCGAGGGGGCGGCCGTCACCGGCGTCAAAATGGAGGGCGTCCTGCACGAGTTCTCGAGCATCGAAGGCGTCATCGAAGACGTCACCGACATCATTCTGAACGTCAAGGGCCTGGTCGTGCGCCTCGAGGGCGACGAGCCCCGCATCGTCACCCTGGCGGCCGCGAAGGCCGGTCCGGTGACCGCCGCCAAGATTCAGACCGACCCGAACGTCGAGATCATCAACAAGAACCATCTCCTGGCGACCCTGTCGAAGGACGTTGACTTCCGTCTCGAATTGCGCATCGCCAAGGGCAGGGGATACGTCGCCGCCGAGCAGAACACCCCCGAAGAGCAGGAAATCGGCTACATTCCCGTCGACAGCCTCTATTCACCCGTCGTACGCGTGCGGTATCGCACGGAGGATACGCGTGTCGGCCAGCGGACGAACTACGACCGCCTTGTCATGGAGATATGGACGAACGGCACCGTGACGCCGGAGATGGCGCTGGTCGAGGCGGCCAAGATCATGCGCAAGCACCTCAACCCGTTCGTCGAGTACTTCCAGCCCGGCGAAGAATTGGGCGCCGAGGTGGTCCCGGTGGCCGAGGAAGCGGCCGGTACCGAGGAATACGTCTCGGAACTCGAACGCAAACTCGCCATGCCCATCTCGTCCCTGGAACTCTCGATCCGGGCCGCCAATTGCCTCGAGGCCGAAAACATCATGACCGTCGGCCAACTGGTCCGCCTCAGCGAGGAGGACCTCTTGAACCTCCGGTCGTTCGGCAAGACCAGCCTGCGCGAGATCAAACGGAAACTGGCCGACCTCGGCCTCTCGATCGGCATGGACCTGGAGGGTGTGACGGCCGGTGGCGGCGGAGGAAGCGCCTGATGCGGCACCTGAAGCAGGGAAAGAAACTCGGCCGGACCGGCAGCCATCGCACCGCGCTCTTCAGGAGCCTGGCCGCGGCTCTGCTGGAGCACGAGGCCATCACCACCACCATCCCGAAGGCCAAGGAAGCCCGCCGATTCGTCGATCGGCTCATCACGTTGGCCAAGCGGGGCACGCTGGCCGACCGCCGACGGGCGGCCTCCAGGCTCCAGAACGAGGCGCTCGTGAAGAAACTCTTCGAGGACATTGCGCCGCGCGTCGCCCAGCGCCCGGGTGGATACACCCGCATCGTCAAACTCGCGCGGTTCCGCGTCGGCGACGCGACCCAGTTGTGCCGCCTCGAACTCGTCGAGAAGAAAGAGAAGGAAAAGAAGGAAAAGGCCAAGAAGAAGTAATCCGCGCACCAGAGTCCCACGGGGCGCGCGTTTTCTTTGGCCGACGCGGTCGGGAGAGTTCCCGATGGCCGAGTGCGTCTTCTGCAAAATCGTCACAGGCGAAATCCCCTGCACCAAGGTTTTTGAGGACGGCCTGTGTCTCGCCTTCCTGGACATCGGGCCCATTTCGCCGGGCCACACGCTTCTCATCCCCAAGGCGCACTACGAGATGATCCACCAGATGCCCGCCGACGAGGCGGCGCACCTGGCGCGCCACATTCCGTTGCTGGCGGCCGCGGTCCAGAAGGCCGTCCGCGCCGAAGGCATCAACGTCCTCCAGAACAACGGCCCCTGCTCGGGCCAGGAAGTGCTCCACGTCCACGTTCATCTGATTCCGCGCTGGCCCGAGGACGGCCTCGGTTTCCGCTGGCCTGCCAAGCAGGCGGACCCGGAGGTTCTCAAGCAACAGGCTGAGGCCATCCGCCGGCAGTTGGCAACCTAGGGGCTGTTCGGCCTTCTAACGCCGGGC includes:
- a CDS encoding DNA-directed RNA polymerase subunit alpha yields the protein MRIRWKGLELPTRVVADAATMAETYGRFVAEPFERGFGVTIGNSLRRILLSSLEGAAVTGVKMEGVLHEFSSIEGVIEDVTDIILNVKGLVVRLEGDEPRIVTLAAAKAGPVTAAKIQTDPNVEIINKNHLLATLSKDVDFRLELRIAKGRGYVAAEQNTPEEQEIGYIPVDSLYSPVVRVRYRTEDTRVGQRTNYDRLVMEIWTNGTVTPEMALVEAAKIMRKHLNPFVEYFQPGEELGAEVVPVAEEAAGTEEYVSELERKLAMPISSLELSIRAANCLEAENIMTVGQLVRLSEEDLLNLRSFGKTSLREIKRKLADLGLSIGMDLEGVTAGGGGGSA
- a CDS encoding HIT family protein, which encodes MAECVFCKIVTGEIPCTKVFEDGLCLAFLDIGPISPGHTLLIPKAHYEMIHQMPADEAAHLARHIPLLAAAVQKAVRAEGINVLQNNGPCSGQEVLHVHVHLIPRWPEDGLGFRWPAKQADPEVLKQQAEAIRRQLAT
- the rpsD gene encoding 30S ribosomal protein S4, yielding MARYTGPVCRRCRRAGMKLYLKGVRCESAKCAIEKQWRNKPPGMHFWRRRRPTEYGLRLREKQKLRWYYGVLERQFRRFFAEASRTKGSTGERLLILMERRLDNVVYRMGFAPSRRAARQTVLHGHVLLNGRMANISSLKVEVGDEIEIRDRKASRELVRAWTSEDQGRMVPQWIESDPEHFRGRVKALPARDEISFQVNENLIVEFCSR
- the rplQ gene encoding 50S ribosomal protein L17; this translates as MRHLKQGKKLGRTGSHRTALFRSLAAALLEHEAITTTIPKAKEARRFVDRLITLAKRGTLADRRRAASRLQNEALVKKLFEDIAPRVAQRPGGYTRIVKLARFRVGDATQLCRLELVEKKEKEKKEKAKKK